ACCAGTGAGGCGATGTTTTTCGAGCCAGAGCTGGTCGAAGTTCCCCCAGGCGTCGCTGAACAGGCGCTCAGAGTTCCTCCGGCCAGCACAGCGGCGATGGCTACTGCGGCCATGGGGCGGATATGTTTTTGCATTAGGGTTTCTTTTCATCTTGGGAGGGTTTGTACAGGTAGGACTCTGTACGCCCGATATTGCCGGGCGATGGTTCCTGGCGGATTGTCCACGGGCACCCGGAGAGTGCCGAGAACGAATCTCACTTCAGCGCGAGGAGCGCCTCCGTCTCACGTCGCAGAACAAGAGCTGTCTCCAGAGAGTCGTTGACAACAATGTCGTCCCAACTGAGAATCTCTCCCTTGGAAATGTCCCGCTTCAGCTCGACGTGATGTGCCATTGCGACAGGGAGCGCTCGATCAGCGACGGACTTACGGGCTGAGACGAGTTTGCCCCAAACCGTGTAGCCGCCTTCTCCGTCAAGAAACTCTCCAGCGACGAGGTCGCGCTTGGCAGTGGCCACGACGTCGCCATAAAAGCCGATGGGCGCACCAGTGGGGATACCGCGAAGAACCGCATTGGCAATCGAGATGTTCAATTCCAGCCCAACATAGTGGTAGGGGCGATACAACGCGGCATACTGCTTGGTGGGGTCCGGATGCCAAGGGTATTCATCAAAACAGCCCGAGACGTAGTCATTTGTGGCCTTGACCACGACAAAGACGCCCTCCTGCGTGTTGTGCGGGATCCAGGACCCGTCGCGCTTGACGCTGGACATCACCTCAACGCTCCCCTCCACGGCAAGCACGCCACCCGTCGCTGAAGGGCTGCAGATCGTCGCTATCTCTTCGACGTCTCCCGGAGTGAAGGTAAGCCCCCCATCCGACGGGGTGAGCCCAGCGGCGTTCGCGACGGCAGCCATCTCGATCGCGGCCTTGGTCCCATCACGGAAGGAGGTATGCATGTACGGGTTGAGCTGGCCGGAGTCTGTCAGCTCCTTCGAGAACTC
This genomic stretch from Arthrobacter dokdonellae harbors:
- a CDS encoding NAD(P)H-dependent oxidoreductase, translated to MNLHQLLKDRERDGSPIRVGVIGAGRFGTMYLAQARNIPGVHVVAIADINVERARGAFDLVGWPAGERAQTMADALRDRTTAIVGDSAALFEAPLDVIVEATGNPIVGIDHALRAIETGKHIIMVTVEADALAGPALAKRAADAGVVYSLAYGDQPALIMELVDWARTSGFDVVCAGKGAKFLEHYHDMTPDNVWENWEFSKELTDSGQLNPYMHTSFRDGTKAAIEMAAVANAAGLTPSDGGLTFTPGDVEEIATICSPSATGGVLAVEGSVEVMSSVKRDGSWIPHNTQEGVFVVVKATNDYVSGCFDEYPWHPDPTKQYAALYRPYHYVGLELNISIANAVLRGIPTGAPIGFYGDVVATAKRDLVAGEFLDGEGGYTVWGKLVSARKSVADRALPVAMAHHVELKRDISKGEILSWDDIVVNDSLETALVLRRETEALLALK